In Arthrobacter sp. SLBN-83, one DNA window encodes the following:
- a CDS encoding acetylxylan esterase, which yields MTPTARPSAIAGYEDWPAYVRDHQRHQASSAAAQELSDALGVPDRGALPEVTVHWEETYDGATTSQLSWQLGFGPRTTGWLVKPAGSLGPLPGVLALHCHGGNKFGGADRLVELPDNHPSAAAARAGHYDGRALATDIARRGFAVLAHDTFAWGSRRFNLETPPWRTASATAARRAQWREDGVVPSEAEEYNAAAGFHEDTVAKAAGLLGTSLAGMVAHDDLAALDILAALPDVDQDRLGCIGFSGGGGRSLALAALSPRVRAAVVTCMMTTFESLFPAYLDAHSWLLQTPGLWKLGDWPELTCRAETARFLVQYALADELFPEDGMRQADQLLQSLHPGTDAYTGSFWPGGHVFTAGMQDEALDFLAGTLTS from the coding sequence ATGACTCCAACAGCACGGCCCAGCGCGATCGCCGGCTATGAGGACTGGCCCGCCTACGTCCGGGACCATCAGCGCCACCAGGCCTCCAGCGCTGCGGCGCAGGAACTGTCAGACGCGCTGGGCGTCCCGGACCGCGGGGCACTTCCTGAGGTGACGGTGCACTGGGAGGAAACATACGACGGCGCCACCACCTCCCAGCTCAGCTGGCAGTTGGGCTTCGGTCCACGGACTACGGGCTGGCTGGTGAAGCCGGCCGGGAGTCTTGGTCCGCTGCCGGGCGTCCTGGCACTGCACTGCCACGGCGGGAACAAGTTCGGCGGGGCCGACCGGCTGGTGGAACTCCCGGACAACCACCCGTCGGCTGCCGCTGCCCGCGCAGGACACTATGACGGCCGCGCCCTGGCCACCGACATCGCCCGCCGGGGATTTGCCGTCCTGGCCCACGACACATTCGCGTGGGGCAGCCGCAGGTTCAACCTCGAAACTCCCCCATGGCGGACGGCCTCCGCAACAGCGGCGAGGCGGGCGCAGTGGCGGGAGGACGGCGTAGTGCCTTCCGAGGCGGAGGAATACAACGCCGCTGCCGGCTTTCATGAAGACACCGTTGCCAAGGCAGCCGGCCTGCTGGGCACCAGCCTGGCCGGCATGGTGGCGCATGACGACCTTGCCGCCCTGGACATCCTGGCAGCACTTCCGGACGTCGACCAGGACAGGCTGGGCTGCATCGGCTTCTCGGGCGGCGGCGGCCGCTCCCTTGCCCTCGCCGCCCTCAGCCCGCGCGTCCGGGCCGCTGTGGTCACCTGCATGATGACCACCTTCGAGTCGCTCTTCCCCGCCTACCTGGACGCGCACTCCTGGCTGCTGCAGACTCCCGGCCTGTGGAAACTGGGCGACTGGCCGGAGCTCACCTGCCGGGCGGAAACAGCACGCTTTCTGGTGCAGTACGCCCTGGCGGATGAGCTGTTCCCGGAGGACGGGATGCGCCAGGCGGACCAACTGCTGCAATCCCTGCACCCCGGCACGGACGCCTACACCGGCAGCTTCTGGCCGGGCGGGCACGTGTTCACGGCGGGCATGCAGGACGAGGCCCTCGATTTCCTGGCCGGGACACTGACCTCTTGA